In one Spirosoma rigui genomic region, the following are encoded:
- a CDS encoding HepT-like ribonuclease domain-containing protein, whose translation MTISITNSRKLVDVRNRIIHGCDSVSDNVVWGIVIKHLPVLKAEVEKLLSE comes from the coding sequence CTGACTATTTCCATCACCAACTCACGCAAACTTGTAGACGTCCGCAATCGAATTATTCACGGATGCGACTCTGTTTCGGACAACGTTGTATGGGGCATTGTAATAAAGCACCTGCCTGTTCTGAAAGCTGAAGTCGAAAAACTGCTGAGTGAGTAG
- a CDS encoding HepT-like ribonuclease domain-containing protein, whose translation MDNEVKTWLYDIQTAILEIESFFADRPKEFANYQADVRTKRAVERNVEIIGEAMSRI comes from the coding sequence ATGGACAATGAAGTGAAAACATGGCTGTATGACATACAAACGGCCATACTGGAAATTGAAAGCTTCTTTGCTGACAGACCTAAAGAGTTCGCAAATTATCAGGCCGACGTGCGTACGAAACGAGCGGTTGAGCGAAATGTCGAAATTATTGGTGAAGCAATGAGCCGGATCTGA
- a CDS encoding WD40/YVTN/BNR-like repeat-containing protein, whose amino-acid sequence MRNTLLVLYSILLTTPLLAQKPKMAKPAATSVVEGAANNDPYFKPVKWRNIGPFRGGRSVAGSGVSSDPQLYYMGTVGGGIWKTEDAGMTWNNVSDGQLKTSSVGAIGVCESDPAVVYVGMGEHAPRGVMTSYGDGVYKSTDAGKTWQHLGLDLTRHIAAVRVHPQNPDVAFVAAQGALHGPSAERGIYKTVDGGKSWKKVLFVDENTGCNDLSMDMTNPRILYASMWEHRRLPWQVQSGGKGSGLYKSTDAGETWTKLEKGLPKELGKMGISVSKANPNRVYAVIESDSKEDKGGVFLSDDAGKSWNRVSKDHRTIQRAWYYIEIFADPVDENVVYVLNTSVLKSIDGGKTFSTIPGSHGDHHHLWINPKNSKNLFLSNDGGGAVSFNGGKSWSSENNQPTAQFYRINADNHFPYRIYAGQQDNSSVMIASRSTTGSGITDKDWEASAGGESAFMAFNPDDPRYVMGGSYQGTIEVLDQQTHEGKPIMVSPIQYQALQAKTMKYRFNWNAPIIWSKHEPKAFYHAGNRLFKTTDLGKSWTIVSPDLTRHDSTKLGWGGAPYTNEGAGGENYATITYVLESPSEKGVLWTGSDDGLVHITRDGGATWTNVTPAGLPETLINSIEVSPHDKATAYIATTRYKVNDFAPAIYKTTDYGKTWTKIVTGIPYGAFTRTVREDPERKGLLYAGTETGVYVSYNGGSTWRPMQLNLPVSPVTDLKVHQGDLIAATAGRSFWILDDLGPIRQYNEKGNRDSLFVYKPDDTYRVSGSSALDKVVDEEDEEDAASSPGRNGFAGTNPSTGVVMYYQLPAKADTSATLTLEILSEQGAHIRTFSSRKDKKFVAFPGGPSPEPTLTVRPGLNRFVWDMRAETLPAIEKVFIEGNYSGRKLAPGTYQAKVKFGKQEKTVLFKILPDPRLSPPPADYEQQQKTLIAIEEGVKEIHQGVNRMRKAQKQINDLVDLIDDKPNLKPLADEGRAIAKKIKQWEEKVIQPKSQSNDDVINFENKLSADYIFLKGEMDVNTPYVTAGQQERVSELNAIWQPLKTDMNMLIQNDIAKFNNQCRQLQVDKITVPDVATAMPKQ is encoded by the coding sequence ATGCGAAACACCCTACTTGTTCTTTACTCCATCCTATTGACGACACCGCTGCTGGCGCAGAAGCCTAAAATGGCCAAACCAGCCGCTACGTCGGTCGTGGAGGGAGCTGCTAACAATGATCCTTACTTCAAGCCGGTCAAATGGCGCAACATCGGCCCCTTCCGCGGGGGACGCTCCGTGGCCGGCTCCGGCGTCAGCAGCGATCCGCAACTTTACTACATGGGTACCGTGGGGGGTGGTATCTGGAAGACGGAAGACGCCGGGATGACCTGGAACAACGTCTCCGATGGCCAGTTGAAAACATCCTCGGTAGGAGCCATCGGCGTTTGTGAATCGGACCCCGCAGTAGTCTACGTCGGCATGGGCGAACACGCACCCCGGGGTGTCATGACCTCCTACGGCGACGGCGTCTATAAGTCGACCGATGCCGGTAAAACCTGGCAACACCTCGGCCTCGACCTGACCCGCCACATTGCCGCCGTTCGGGTCCACCCCCAAAATCCCGACGTAGCATTCGTAGCCGCGCAGGGGGCGCTGCACGGTCCTTCGGCCGAACGGGGTATTTACAAAACCGTCGATGGCGGTAAGTCGTGGAAGAAAGTGCTGTTCGTGGATGAGAATACGGGCTGCAACGACCTGAGCATGGACATGACCAATCCGCGCATTCTGTATGCCTCCATGTGGGAGCATCGCCGGTTGCCGTGGCAGGTACAGAGTGGCGGCAAAGGCAGTGGCCTGTACAAGTCGACCGACGCGGGTGAGACCTGGACCAAGTTGGAGAAAGGATTGCCTAAAGAACTGGGTAAAATGGGGATCTCGGTCTCCAAGGCCAACCCCAATCGGGTATATGCCGTGATCGAGTCCGACTCCAAAGAAGACAAAGGGGGCGTTTTCCTGTCGGACGATGCGGGCAAGAGCTGGAACCGGGTCAGCAAAGATCACCGCACCATTCAGCGGGCCTGGTATTACATCGAAATCTTCGCTGACCCGGTGGACGAAAACGTCGTCTACGTACTGAATACGTCGGTGCTGAAATCCATCGACGGAGGAAAAACCTTTTCGACAATTCCCGGCTCGCACGGTGACCATCACCACCTGTGGATCAACCCGAAGAACAGCAAGAACCTATTCCTGAGTAACGATGGTGGCGGGGCGGTATCCTTCAACGGCGGCAAATCATGGTCGTCGGAGAACAACCAGCCCACGGCGCAGTTCTACCGCATCAACGCCGACAATCACTTCCCGTACCGGATCTACGCCGGGCAGCAGGACAACAGCTCCGTGATGATCGCCAGCCGGTCGACTACCGGCAGCGGTATTACGGATAAAGACTGGGAAGCATCGGCGGGGGGTGAGAGTGCCTTCATGGCCTTCAACCCCGACGATCCACGCTACGTTATGGGCGGCAGCTATCAGGGTACTATCGAAGTCCTCGACCAGCAGACCCACGAGGGCAAACCCATCATGGTATCGCCCATCCAGTACCAGGCGCTGCAGGCCAAGACAATGAAATACCGGTTTAACTGGAACGCACCCATCATCTGGTCGAAACACGAGCCAAAAGCGTTTTACCACGCCGGCAACCGCTTGTTCAAAACCACCGATCTGGGTAAAAGCTGGACCATCGTCTCACCCGATCTGACCCGTCACGACTCCACCAAACTGGGCTGGGGCGGGGCGCCCTATACCAACGAAGGAGCAGGGGGCGAGAACTACGCGACCATCACCTACGTCCTCGAATCGCCGAGCGAAAAAGGGGTACTGTGGACGGGTAGCGACGATGGACTTGTGCACATCACCCGCGACGGGGGCGCCACCTGGACCAACGTAACCCCCGCCGGTTTGCCCGAGACGCTGATCAACTCCATCGAGGTATCACCCCACGACAAAGCCACGGCTTACATTGCCACCACGCGCTACAAGGTTAACGACTTTGCCCCGGCCATCTACAAAACCACTGACTACGGAAAGACCTGGACCAAGATCGTTACGGGTATCCCCTACGGCGCTTTCACCCGCACCGTTCGTGAGGACCCTGAGCGGAAGGGCTTGCTGTATGCCGGTACCGAAACGGGCGTTTACGTGTCCTACAATGGCGGCAGCACCTGGCGGCCCATGCAGTTGAACCTGCCCGTCAGCCCCGTTACGGATCTGAAAGTACACCAGGGCGATCTGATCGCGGCCACCGCCGGCCGGTCGTTCTGGATTCTGGACGACCTCGGCCCCATCCGGCAGTACAACGAGAAAGGTAACCGGGACAGCCTGTTCGTCTATAAACCCGACGATACGTATCGCGTATCGGGAAGCAGCGCGCTGGACAAGGTCGTTGACGAAGAGGATGAGGAGGATGCCGCCAGCAGCCCCGGCCGGAATGGCTTCGCCGGTACCAACCCCTCGACCGGTGTTGTGATGTACTACCAGTTACCCGCCAAGGCCGACACCAGCGCTACGCTGACACTGGAGATTTTGTCGGAGCAGGGCGCACACATTCGCACGTTCAGCAGCAGGAAAGACAAGAAGTTCGTGGCGTTTCCGGGTGGCCCATCGCCGGAACCCACGCTGACCGTCCGGCCGGGCCTGAACCGCTTTGTGTGGGACATGCGGGCCGAGACCCTGCCCGCCATCGAGAAAGTGTTTATCGAAGGCAACTACAGCGGTCGCAAGCTGGCACCGGGCACCTACCAGGCCAAGGTTAAGTTTGGCAAGCAGGAGAAGACAGTCCTGTTCAAAATCCTGCCCGATCCCCGGCTCAGCCCCCCCCCCGCCGACTATGAGCAGCAGCAAAAAACGCTGATCGCTATTGAAGAAGGGGTGAAAGAGATTCACCAGGGTGTGAACCGGATGCGGAAAGCGCAGAAGCAGATCAACGACCTCGTTGACCTCATCGACGACAAGCCGAACCTGAAACCCCTGGCCGACGAAGGCCGGGCTATCGCCAAAAAGATTAAACAGTGGGAAGAGAAAGTGATTCAGCCCAAGTCGCAGTCGAACGACGATGTGATCAACTTTGAAAACAAGCTGAGCGCCGACTATATTTTCCTGAAGGGCGAAATGGACGTAAACACCCCTTACGTCACCGCCGGTCAGCAGGAGCGCGTGTCGGAATTGAACGCCATCTGGCAACCGCTCAAAACGGACATGAACATGCTGATTCAAAACGACATTGCGAAGTTCAACAACCAGTGTCGTCAGCTACAGGTCGATAAAATCACCGTACCGGACGTAGCAACGGCCATGCCAAAGCAATAA
- a CDS encoding DUF1304 domain-containing protein — protein sequence MHWLSLIFIALVALEHLYILWLEMFAWTTKGRSVFRSLHPDLFEPTRAMAANQGLYNGFLAAGLIWSLFITNAEWQINVASFFLSCVIVAGLYGGITVDKSIFMKQGLPALLALILLILG from the coding sequence ATGCACTGGCTATCACTGATTTTTATCGCGCTGGTCGCCCTCGAGCACCTGTATATCCTCTGGTTGGAAATGTTTGCCTGGACCACGAAGGGACGTAGCGTATTCAGGTCGCTGCATCCCGATCTGTTCGAGCCAACCCGGGCGATGGCGGCTAACCAGGGTCTGTACAATGGTTTTCTGGCCGCCGGACTCATCTGGTCGCTTTTTATTACGAATGCTGAATGGCAGATCAACGTGGCCAGCTTTTTCCTGAGCTGTGTCATCGTCGCGGGGCTCTATGGGGGGATAACCGTCGATAAATCAATTTTTATGAAGCAGGGGCTTCCCGCTCTGCTTGCTCTTATCCTGTTAATACTGGGGTAA
- a CDS encoding FAD-dependent oxidoreductase encodes MIREQVTDKRTLKTSRHEADLLVVGGGLSGVCCAITAARAGISVILVQDRPVLGGNSSSEVRLWVLGATSHMGNNNRWAREGGVIDELLLENLYRNPEGNPLIFDTILLEKVILEPNIKLLLNTAVYEMEKSDADTISGLKAFCSQNSTSYELVAPLFCDASGDGIVGFQAGAAFRMGAEGREEFGEKFAPTAEYGELLGHSLYFYTKDTGRPVRFVPPAYALDDITKIPRYKRFNAQEYGCQLWWIEYGGRLDTVHDTETIKWELWKVVYGVWNYIKNSGQFPEADTMTLEWVGQIPGKRESRRFEGDYMLTQQDIVEQRTHPDAVAFGGWSIDLHPADGIFSEKPGCNQWHGKGIYQIPYRCLYSRNINNLFLAGRIISASHVAFGSSRVMATGAHVGQAVGMAAAVCRRDHLLPRDLTAPSRIITVQQELLKTGQHIPGVHLKDTADLAQVATLTASSEFVLTELPPNGPLKSLTHSSAQMLPLPAGVIPHMTAFVNADQATTLTVELRRSSKSFNHTPDVTMETLTIPLAKGKQALNLAFTTRLDEPGYVFIMFMKNEHVQLHYSQLRVTGVLSVFNKINAAVSNYGKQEPTEDIGVDTFEFWCPERRPAGENIALRIESGIRLFNPSNVLNGVQRPTHQPNGWVADLTDTDPAITLSWPTPQSISRVELRFDTDFDHPLETVIMIHPETVSPFCVPDYVVCNDQQERIFHQTGNHQTANTIRFAQPVVTRSLTIHLKKKGLGQADFVPASLMEVRCYHT; translated from the coding sequence ATGATACGCGAGCAAGTAACTGATAAACGAACGTTAAAAACCAGTCGCCACGAGGCCGACCTGCTGGTGGTGGGTGGTGGCCTGTCGGGGGTTTGCTGTGCCATTACGGCAGCCCGGGCGGGGATCAGCGTTATCCTGGTGCAGGACCGGCCGGTGCTGGGTGGCAACTCCTCCTCCGAAGTGCGATTATGGGTGCTGGGCGCGACGTCGCACATGGGCAACAACAACCGATGGGCGCGCGAAGGGGGCGTTATCGACGAGCTGCTGCTCGAAAACCTTTACCGGAACCCCGAGGGTAACCCGCTCATTTTCGACACGATCCTGCTCGAAAAAGTCATTTTAGAGCCCAATATCAAACTTTTGCTGAACACCGCCGTGTATGAGATGGAGAAGTCCGATGCCGACACGATCAGCGGGTTAAAAGCTTTTTGCAGCCAGAATAGCACCAGCTATGAGTTGGTCGCCCCGCTCTTCTGCGATGCTTCCGGCGATGGTATCGTGGGATTTCAGGCGGGGGCCGCGTTTCGCATGGGAGCCGAGGGTCGGGAGGAGTTCGGGGAGAAGTTTGCCCCGACGGCCGAGTACGGCGAACTGCTGGGACATTCCCTCTATTTCTATACCAAAGATACCGGACGACCCGTACGCTTCGTGCCGCCAGCCTACGCCCTGGACGACATCACCAAAATTCCCCGTTACAAACGATTTAACGCGCAGGAGTACGGCTGTCAACTGTGGTGGATCGAATACGGTGGTCGGCTCGATACGGTCCACGATACCGAAACCATCAAATGGGAGCTCTGGAAGGTGGTATACGGCGTCTGGAACTACATCAAAAACTCCGGTCAGTTTCCCGAAGCCGACACCATGACGCTGGAATGGGTCGGGCAGATACCGGGCAAGCGCGAAAGTCGCCGGTTCGAAGGCGATTATATGCTCACGCAACAGGACATTGTGGAGCAGCGCACCCACCCCGACGCGGTAGCCTTCGGCGGCTGGTCCATTGACCTGCACCCCGCCGATGGTATTTTTTCCGAAAAGCCAGGTTGCAATCAATGGCACGGCAAAGGAATTTACCAGATCCCGTACCGCTGTCTGTACAGCCGGAATATCAACAATCTGTTTCTCGCCGGACGTATCATCAGCGCGTCGCACGTGGCCTTTGGCTCATCGCGGGTAATGGCGACTGGTGCTCACGTGGGGCAGGCGGTGGGTATGGCCGCTGCGGTTTGTCGGCGGGATCATCTCTTGCCGCGCGATCTGACCGCCCCGTCCCGGATAATAACGGTGCAGCAGGAGCTGCTGAAAACAGGCCAGCATATTCCAGGTGTGCACCTGAAAGATACGGCAGATTTAGCCCAGGTGGCAACGCTGACCGCGTCGAGCGAATTCGTTCTGACCGAACTTCCCCCCAACGGACCGCTAAAGTCGCTGACTCATTCGTCGGCGCAGATGCTGCCACTACCGGCCGGAGTCATTCCCCACATGACTGCCTTCGTCAATGCTGATCAGGCAACAACGCTGACGGTTGAACTTCGTCGGAGCAGCAAATCCTTTAATCACACTCCTGATGTGACGATGGAAACGCTGACGATTCCGCTTGCGAAGGGAAAACAGGCACTGAACCTTGCCTTTACCACCCGGCTGGATGAGCCGGGTTACGTGTTCATTATGTTCATGAAGAATGAACACGTCCAGCTTCACTACAGCCAGTTGCGGGTAACGGGCGTATTGTCGGTATTTAACAAGATAAACGCGGCCGTTTCCAACTACGGTAAACAGGAACCCACCGAAGACATTGGCGTCGATACGTTCGAGTTCTGGTGCCCCGAACGTCGGCCGGCCGGTGAGAATATCGCGTTGCGGATTGAATCCGGCATCCGATTGTTTAATCCGTCAAATGTTCTTAACGGGGTGCAACGGCCAACCCACCAGCCCAACGGCTGGGTAGCCGACCTGACGGATACTGATCCAGCGATAACCCTGAGCTGGCCAACACCCCAGTCGATCAGTCGCGTCGAACTCCGCTTCGACACCGATTTCGACCATCCCCTCGAAACGGTCATAATGATTCATCCCGAAACGGTTTCGCCCTTTTGCGTACCGGATTATGTCGTGTGCAACGACCAGCAGGAGCGAATTTTCCACCAGACAGGCAATCACCAGACGGCCAACACCATTCGGTTCGCCCAGCCGGTGGTTACGCGTAGTTTAACAATCCACCTGAAGAAAAAGGGATTGGGGCAGGCTGACTTTGTGCCTGCATCACTAATGGAGGTCCGGTGTTATCACACCTGA
- a CDS encoding glycoside hydrolase family 2 protein, whose product MKLLRFIATLLLLIAFVSPGYAQYTMRDPDAIPLHGEWRFALDPVDAGERGNWYSTDASLNRWDKVTVPHCFSVDPRYQFYTGTAWYRRTFPFQSTAGKRVILHFDAAYYETTVWINNRKVGTHEGGYTPFQFDITDYLKTDANGVNTLAVSVNNNTWKTTTIPGAKDNNLPESFPGWVNYGGLIRPVYLTVEPEVYVENNKIEATPDFAKGTATLKIKTRIRNAGKQAVTPRLSFRVEQNGKPLALTWKQQTGSVAPNQTTVLEAETVLKAADVKLWSLDQPTLYDVHVMAGSDTVRAHFGIRSVVVRNAQLLLNGQPIKVAGGNRVVDYAGLGSLEPDWVVEKDMRLMKEAGMELQRLTHYTPSETVYDWADRNGMLIISEAGNWQLTPRQMDNDTMRTKFRQQFREMAERDWNHPSIIAYSVGNEYLSEQPAGQRWTKDMIQYARELDPTRLYTFASMRLNILPKKPEDEATQYCDFVSTNTYGNHTNVLKHIHALYPDKPIFISEYGTRADGKDGEAGQVTHIEKFLTDIRQLPYVIGASWWSFNDYLSRHDGTNPDGTRPWGLVRGDRSKRLLYKVHQTGMAPVTVEKVSWIPGSAGVHTVTLRVTARPDFPAYALKKYQLKADKTTLTIPDLQPGQSANLTVPVRGFDKTLTVDIIKPTGFSILTQTIDSTNDTRASN is encoded by the coding sequence ATGAAACTACTACGCTTTATAGCCACGCTGTTGTTACTGATAGCATTTGTCTCTCCCGGTTACGCCCAGTATACTATGCGCGATCCGGACGCCATTCCGCTGCATGGCGAGTGGCGTTTTGCGCTGGACCCCGTCGACGCGGGCGAACGGGGCAACTGGTACAGCACCGATGCGTCCCTGAACCGGTGGGATAAAGTGACTGTCCCGCATTGTTTCTCCGTCGACCCGCGCTACCAGTTTTATACCGGGACGGCCTGGTACCGGCGGACGTTTCCGTTTCAATCGACGGCGGGTAAACGCGTCATACTTCACTTCGATGCGGCCTATTACGAGACGACCGTCTGGATCAACAACCGGAAAGTCGGGACGCACGAGGGGGGCTACACACCTTTTCAGTTCGATATTACCGACTACCTGAAAACGGATGCCAATGGCGTAAACACCCTTGCTGTTTCGGTCAACAACAACACCTGGAAAACGACGACCATACCGGGTGCCAAAGACAATAACCTGCCCGAATCTTTTCCGGGATGGGTCAACTACGGCGGCCTTATCCGACCCGTTTATCTGACCGTTGAGCCGGAGGTGTACGTAGAAAATAACAAGATCGAAGCCACGCCTGATTTTGCCAAAGGCACAGCTACGCTGAAAATAAAAACCCGCATTCGGAATGCGGGCAAGCAGGCCGTCACGCCCAGACTGTCTTTTCGGGTAGAGCAGAACGGAAAGCCCCTTGCGCTGACCTGGAAACAGCAAACGGGCTCGGTAGCCCCGAACCAGACTACTGTACTGGAAGCCGAAACCGTGCTGAAAGCGGCCGATGTGAAGCTCTGGAGCCTTGACCAGCCCACGCTGTACGATGTGCACGTGATGGCGGGTAGCGATACCGTTCGCGCTCATTTCGGGATTCGGAGTGTGGTCGTCCGTAACGCGCAACTGCTGCTGAACGGACAGCCCATCAAGGTAGCCGGGGGAAATCGAGTGGTCGATTATGCGGGCCTGGGATCGCTGGAGCCCGATTGGGTGGTGGAAAAAGATATGCGTCTGATGAAAGAAGCGGGCATGGAACTCCAGCGGCTTACGCATTACACGCCTTCGGAAACGGTATACGACTGGGCTGACCGCAACGGGATGCTCATCATCAGCGAAGCGGGCAACTGGCAGCTGACACCCCGGCAGATGGACAATGACACCATGCGTACCAAATTCCGGCAGCAGTTTCGTGAGATGGCCGAGCGCGACTGGAATCACCCCAGCATTATTGCGTATAGCGTGGGTAACGAATACCTGTCGGAACAGCCCGCAGGACAACGGTGGACCAAAGACATGATCCAATACGCCCGCGAACTCGATCCTACACGCCTGTACACGTTTGCGTCCATGCGGTTAAATATCCTGCCCAAAAAACCGGAAGATGAAGCTACTCAGTACTGCGACTTTGTGTCGACCAATACCTACGGCAACCACACCAACGTCCTGAAACACATTCATGCGCTCTACCCCGACAAGCCAATTTTTATCAGCGAGTACGGCACGCGGGCCGACGGAAAAGACGGTGAAGCGGGTCAGGTGACACATATCGAGAAGTTTCTGACCGACATCCGGCAACTGCCCTACGTGATCGGAGCGTCGTGGTGGTCGTTCAATGACTATCTGAGCCGGCACGACGGTACGAATCCAGACGGCACCCGCCCGTGGGGTCTCGTGCGGGGCGACCGCTCGAAACGGCTGCTTTACAAGGTACACCAGACCGGGATGGCCCCCGTCACCGTCGAGAAAGTAAGCTGGATACCGGGCAGCGCGGGGGTTCATACCGTTACATTGCGCGTTACCGCCCGTCCTGATTTTCCGGCTTATGCCCTCAAAAAGTATCAATTGAAAGCGGATAAAACAACGCTCACGATTCCCGATTTACAGCCGGGCCAGAGCGCTAACCTCACCGTCCCGGTACGTGGTTTCGACAAAACATTGACCGTCGATATCATCAAACCCACCGGCTTTTCCATTCTTACTCAAACCATCGACTCAACGAATGATACGCGAGCAAGTAACTGA
- a CDS encoding sodium:solute symporter family protein, which produces MNTTIDTAVIVIFSAFVLAIGMLFARTGRNLKSFFAGGEAVPWFIGGLSLFMSFFSAGTFVAWGSIAYKHGWVAITIQWTMCIGALVTGLYLAPRWKQTGALTAAEFIRERLGTTVQKVYIFIFTLVSLFIKGSVLYPVAKLVSVSLNLPLVPCTIGLGFFMIAYTAVGGLWAVMVTDILQFVVLSAAVFILLPLSLNRVGGLNGFVQAVPDDFFNLLNGEYTFGFVAAFVIYHICYIGGNWTFVQRYTSVDSPRSARKVAFLFAGLYLISPVIWMLPPMIYKVINPSLTGLDTENAYLMICKLVLPPGLLGLMLTGMYFSTSASANTALNVVSAVFTNDIYKGLINPTASDRQLIRVARGSSWLFGLGMIGIALMVPAAGGIVEVVLSISSISGGPLLAPPLWALFSKRLTSRATLWITGISLTANLFFKILAPLLLGFKLTRAEETIVGIGLPFLMLLGYEMGQRSKDRIAQEYQAYLIARQQKRDDAQAESPEEALAVRTQNRFGLRVISGSLVFTALMLGGLSFLTTEGAGITATISAVVLVLALIPWRAAQRVQLIDETPKTEQFQTNL; this is translated from the coding sequence ATGAATACAACCATTGATACGGCGGTTATCGTCATTTTTTCGGCCTTTGTGCTGGCCATCGGGATGCTGTTTGCCCGAACGGGTCGCAACCTGAAGTCATTCTTTGCGGGGGGCGAGGCCGTGCCCTGGTTCATTGGCGGACTGTCGCTGTTCATGAGCTTCTTCTCGGCGGGTACGTTCGTGGCCTGGGGGTCTATTGCCTACAAGCACGGCTGGGTGGCAATCACCATTCAGTGGACTATGTGCATCGGTGCACTGGTGACGGGTTTATACCTGGCGCCCCGCTGGAAACAGACGGGTGCTCTGACAGCCGCCGAGTTTATCCGGGAACGGCTGGGGACGACGGTTCAAAAGGTATACATCTTCATTTTTACGCTGGTATCGCTGTTCATCAAAGGGTCGGTGCTGTACCCGGTGGCGAAATTGGTGAGCGTATCGCTCAATCTGCCGCTGGTGCCCTGTACCATCGGGCTGGGCTTTTTCATGATCGCTTACACGGCCGTTGGTGGGCTTTGGGCGGTCATGGTGACGGATATTCTGCAGTTCGTAGTGCTGTCGGCGGCTGTGTTCATCCTGCTGCCGCTGTCGCTCAATCGGGTGGGGGGGCTTAACGGCTTCGTGCAAGCCGTACCCGACGATTTCTTCAACCTGCTCAACGGCGAGTACACCTTCGGTTTTGTGGCCGCCTTTGTGATCTACCACATCTGCTACATCGGTGGCAACTGGACCTTTGTGCAACGGTACACCAGCGTCGACAGCCCGAGGTCGGCCAGGAAAGTTGCGTTTCTGTTTGCGGGCCTGTACCTGATCAGTCCGGTGATCTGGATGCTGCCGCCGATGATCTATAAAGTGATCAACCCCTCCCTTACCGGTCTGGATACGGAGAATGCCTACCTGATGATCTGTAAACTGGTGCTGCCACCGGGTCTGCTGGGATTGATGCTGACGGGCATGTATTTCTCGACATCGGCCAGCGCGAACACGGCCCTGAACGTCGTTTCGGCGGTGTTCACGAATGATATTTACAAAGGGCTCATTAACCCGACCGCTTCCGACAGGCAGTTGATTCGGGTGGCTCGTGGCTCATCGTGGCTGTTTGGACTGGGCATGATCGGTATTGCGCTGATGGTGCCGGCCGCTGGCGGTATCGTTGAGGTGGTACTGAGTATATCGTCCATTTCGGGCGGGCCATTGCTGGCTCCCCCGCTCTGGGCCCTGTTTTCCAAACGCCTGACCAGCCGGGCCACGCTCTGGATAACGGGTATTAGCCTGACGGCTAATTTATTCTTCAAAATTCTGGCTCCTCTGTTACTGGGTTTCAAGCTGACACGGGCTGAGGAAACCATCGTTGGCATTGGACTTCCTTTTCTGATGCTGCTCGGCTACGAAATGGGGCAGCGGTCGAAAGACCGCATCGCGCAGGAATACCAAGCGTACCTGATTGCCCGGCAGCAGAAGCGCGACGACGCCCAGGCCGAATCGCCCGAGGAAGCGCTGGCGGTGCGGACACAAAACCGGTTTGGGCTGCGCGTCATTTCGGGCTCGCTGGTGTTTACGGCGCTGATGTTGGGTGGGCTGAGTTTCCTGACGACGGAAGGGGCGGGTATAACGGCGACGATCTCGGCGGTGGTTCTCGTGCTGGCGCTGATTCCGTGGCGGGCCGCCCAGCGGGTGCAGTTGATAGATGAAACACCGAAAACAGAGCAATTTCAAACAAACCTATGA